TGGGCGAACGACGGGAATTGAACCCGCGCATGGTGGATTCACAATCCACTGCCTTGATCCACTTGGCTACATCCGCCCCTCTACTATACTATTTTTTTTTATTTCTTTAAATATTTCAAATTTTAAGTTCAAAGATTTCCATTTCTACGATTCATCATTATTTTTTATCTTATTTCTGAGATACGATATATAGAAAATTCCAATCTTTATCTTTTATTTTAACGCTAAAATAAAAACTTCACAAAAGATTGGTAAGAACTTTTTTACTTTTTTTTTTATTTTCATTTTATAGAAATTATATATTAGTCCATAACGGACGTATAATACTAAATAAAATCCAATAAAACGAAATCAAACTCATTAAAAATCCTTTTTTTTTTTCTTATGGTAAAATAAAATAGTAAATAAAGTTAAAGTAAAGAAAAAGCAAACTTATGTAAAGAAAAGAAAGACTACTAAATAAAGGAGCAATACCAACACTCTTGATAGAACAAGAAATTGGTTATTGCTCCTTTATTTTCAAAAACTCGTATACACTAAAACCAAAGTCTTATCCATTTGTAGATGGAGCTTCAATAGCAGCTAGGTCTAGAGGGAAGTTATGAGCATTACGTTCATGCATAACTTCCATACCAAGGTTAGCACGGTTAATAATATCAGCCCAGGTATTAATTACACGACCTTGACTATCAACTACAGATTGGTTGAAATTGAAACCATTTAGGTTGAAAGCCATAGTGCTAATACCTAAAGCGGTGAACCAGATACCCACTACAGGCCAAGCAGCTAGGAAGAAGTGTAAAGAACGAGAATTGTTGAAACTAGCATATTGGAAGATCAATCGGCCAAAATAACCATGAGCAGCTACGATATTATAAGTTTCTTCCTCTTGACCGAATCTGTAACCTTCATTAGCAGATTCATTTTCTGTGGTTTCCCTGATCAAACTAGAGGTTACCAAGGAACCATGCATAGCACTGAATAGGGAGCCGCCGAATACACCAGCTACGCCTAACATGTGAAATGGGTGCATAAGGATGTTGTGTTCAGCCTGGAATACAATCATGAAGTTGAAAGTACCAGAGATTCCTAGAGGCATACCATCAGAAAAACTTCCTTGACCGATTGGATAGATCAAGAAAACAGCGGCAGCAGCTGCAACAGGAGCTGAATATGCAACAGCGATCCAAGGGCGCATACCCAGACGGAAACTAAGTTCCCACTCACGACCCATGTAACAAGCTACACCAAGTAAGAAGTGTAGAACAATTAGCTCATAAGGACCGCCATTGTATAACCATTCATCAACAGATGCCGCTTCCCAGATCGGGTAAAAGTGCAAACCTATAGCTGCAGAAGTAGGAATAATGGCACCAGAAATAATATTGTTTCCGTAAAGTAGAGATCCAGAAACAGGTTCACGAATACCATCAATATCTACTGGAGGAGCAGCAATGAAGGCAATAATAAATACAGAAGTTGCGGTCAATAAGGTAGGGATCATCAAAACACCAAACCATCCGATGTAAAGACGGTTTTCAGTGCTGGTTATCCAGTTACAGAAGCGACCCCATAGGCTTTCGCTTTCGCGTCTCTCTAAAATTGCAGTCATGGTAAAATCTTGGTTTATTTAATCATCAGGGACTCCCAAGCGCACAAATTCTCTAGAAATAGATAATTGAAGGCTTGTTATTCAACAGTATAACATGACTTATATACCCGTGTCAACCAATATCAAATATAAAATATACATCTAGGATCGTATCTAGATTTATCATATTTTTTTTTTCTAATCATATGAGTTACAAAAAGAAAATGAGGATTGATATACATATACATACGATATGATATATATATGAATATCATTTTTATATTAGGAATATGATTTCGATATGATAATCATAATGGGTTGCCCGGGACTCGAACCCGGAACTAGTCGGATGGAGTAGATAATTTCCTTTTAAAATTAAATAGGTTAAAGAATAAAAAATCCCTCCCCAAACCGTGCTTGCATTTTTCAGTGCACACGGCTTTCTCTATGTATACATCTAAACCTCAGTTTATTCCCTAAACAGGACTCGAAAAAAGCGGAATACTCGGCCAATCCCCTCTTATTCTTCTTACTGCATGAACATTTAATACTAGAAGTGAATAAATTCTTTTGTTATCTCTTCATCATTTAGGAAAAATTCCTATATGATTTCATAACCAATCATTCATTATTGACCAGAACATTGATACAAATAATATCCAAATACCAAATTCGCCCCCTATATAACTTTCGCGAAGTAGAAAAAACTCTTGGGAACATCAAAGAAAAAACTTGTTCTTCCTCCATAAAGAATTCTTCCAAAAATTCCGAACCTAATCTTTTCAAAAAAGCACGTACAGTACTTTTGTGTTTACGAGCCAAAGTTTTAACACAAGAAAGTCGAAGTATATATTTTATTCGATACAAACTCTTTTTTTTTGAAGATCCACTGTGATAATGAGAAAGATTTCTGCATATACGCACAAATCGGTCAATAATATCAGAATCTGAGGAATCGGACCACGTCGGCTTACTAATGGGATGCCCCAATGTGTTACAAAATTTCGCTTTAGACAATGATCCAATCAGAGAAATAATTGGAATTCTTGTATCCAGCTTCTTTATAGCATTATCTATTATAAATGAATTTTCTAGCATTTGACTCCGTACCACTGAAGGATTTAATCGCACACTTGAAAGATAGCCCAGAAAGTCGAGAGAATATTTAGATAATTGATTTATACGGACTCTTCCTGATTGAGACCACACGTAAAAATAATATTGCCATAAATCGACAAAGTAATATTTCCACCTATTCATCAGAAGAGACGTATCTTTTGAGGCTAGAATTGCTTTTCCTTGATATCTAATAAAATGTATGAAAGGATCTTTGAACACCCAGAGGTTGTTCTGAAAATCATTAGAAAAGACTTCTACAAGATGCTCTATTTTTCCATAGAAAAAAATTCGTTCAAGAAAGACTCCAGAAGATGTTGATCGTAAATGAGAAGATTGGTTACGGAGAAAAAGGAAAATGGATTCGTATTCACATACATGAGAATTATATAGGAACAAGAATAATCTTGGATTAAAAATAGAAATATATTTCTTTGGAGTAAAAAAACTCTTCAAATTACAATACTCGTAGAGAGAGAACCGTAATAAATGCAAAGAAGAAGCATCTTTTACCCAGTAGCGAAGAGCTTGAACCAAGATTTCTAGATGGATGGGGTGAGGTATTAGTACATCTAACACATAATTTAAATGTGAGAATTTGTCCTCTAAAAAAGGAAATATTGAATGAATTGATTGTAAATTATGAGATTTTGCTACTTCTTTCCCTTGTGAGTAAGATACTAATCGTAAGGAAAATGTAATTTCCACAATGACTGCAAATCCCGCCGATATCATTTGAGAATACAAATTATTGTTGTGCCCAAAAAATGGATTTTGGTTGGAATCATTAGCAGAAATAATCAAATGATTCTGTTGATCCATTCGAATAATTAAACGTTTCACAATTAGTGAACTGAATTTATTACCATAATCCTCATTTTCCAACAAAATCATCGATTTATTTAAACCATGATCATAAGCAAGTGCATAAATATACTCCCGAAAAATAAGTGGGTATAGGAAATCATGTTGGCGAGATCTATTTAGTTCTAAATATACTTGAGATTCCTTCATTTCAAATTCCATTTGAACCAAAGAAAAGATAGGGGATCTATTCGGTTATCAAATGATACATAGTGCGATACAGTCAAAACAAGGTATTATGGTAAGAAAAGAATAGATACCTCGGAGACAGGTAGATTCATCAATGGATTCTCTATCCTATCTTTTGCCATCTAATTGATTTATGTTCGTTATAGGCTAAGAAGATGGTTAGAAATCCTTTATTTTTTCAACCCAATCGCTCTTTTGATTTTGGAAAAAAAAAAAATATTTTTTTTATCAATATACTGCTTCTTCTACACATTCATGTCTAACCCATAATTAATAGGGAATAACTAATAATTAGGACTCATAAAAAAATTGATAATTTACTCATGAGAAAAACCTTTACTACATTAGGCACTAATTTCTTTTTAACGTTTAATTAGATCGGGTAATCATTCAAATTGAGAACAGAAGCTCGTTACTTTTTGTTTCCCTATAATTGGGGCCGTAGAGCTCTATCCATTTATTCACTCGACCCAACTTTGAATTCAATTAATTTTTTTGTTCCGCACCAAAAACTCAAAGACGATTTTTTTTGGACTGATCCGGAAAAAAAATGGATTCTTAGAATTCTCCATTGATACGACATGCTCTTTTTTCCATCCACTCCTTTCAGGATCAGTCGTGGTCTTACAAACTCTACCGATGGTATGAACGAATCCCTTTCTTCATACAAATGTGTAAAAGATGCTAGCC
Above is a genomic segment from Theobroma cacao chloroplast, complete genome containing:
- the matK gene encoding maturase K; this encodes MKESQVYLELNRSRQHDFLYPLIFREYIYALAYDHGLNKSMILLENEDYGNKFSSLIVKRLIIRMDQQNHLIISANDSNQNPFFGHNNNLYSQMISAGFAVIVEITFSLRLVSYSQGKEVAKSHNLQSIHSIFPFLEDKFSHLNYVLDVLIPHPIHLEILVQALRYWVKDASSLHLLRFSLYEYCNLKSFFTPKKYISIFNPRLFLFLYNSHVCEYESIFLFLRNQSSHLRSTSSGVFLERIFFYGKIEHLVEVFSNDFQNNLWVFKDPFIHFIRYQGKAILASKDTSLLMNRWKYYFVDLWQYYFYVWSQSGRVRINQLSKYSLDFLGYLSSVRLNPSVVRSQMLENSFIIDNAIKKLDTRIPIISLIGSLSKAKFCNTLGHPISKPTWSDSSDSDIIDRFVRICRNLSHYHSGSSKKKSLYRIKYILRLSCVKTLARKHKSTVRAFLKRLGSEFLEEFFMEEEQVFSLMFPRVFSTSRKLYRGRIWYLDIICINVLVNNE
- the psbA gene encoding photosystem II protein D1, giving the protein MTAILERRESESLWGRFCNWITSTENRLYIGWFGVLMIPTLLTATSVFIIAFIAAPPVDIDGIREPVSGSLLYGNNIISGAIIPTSAAIGLHFYPIWEAASVDEWLYNGGPYELIVLHFLLGVACYMGREWELSFRLGMRPWIAVAYSAPVAAAAAVFLIYPIGQGSFSDGMPLGISGTFNFMIVFQAEHNILMHPFHMLGVAGVFGGSLFSAMHGSLVTSSLIRETTENESANEGYRFGQEEETYNIVAAHGYFGRLIFQYASFNNSRSLHFFLAAWPVVGIWFTALGISTMAFNLNGFNFNQSVVDSQGRVINTWADIINRANLGMEVMHERNAHNFPLDLAAIEAPSTNG